One Streptomyces sp. NBC_00223 genomic window carries:
- a CDS encoding SGNH/GDSL hydrolase family protein, giving the protein MAVPAVLTAVFGLAWGAALPTPAAPASVAHATALRLMPLGDSITWGVGSSTGNGYRAVLRDELSSQGHRVDFVGSVRHGDMADSDNEGHPGYRIDQIAALTDTALARYRPNVVTLEIGTNDLNQDHRVATAADRLSALIDRITADDPGVTVLVGSLIPSRSHTEEPHRPAFNRAVPGVVRAKRAAGEHVGYVDMSAVARSDLASPLHPDDRGYRKMAAAFDRAVQSADRAGWIKAPAAAGTRSGFADRCLNAGTGENGTVDPLWRCDSTEAPRQP; this is encoded by the coding sequence GTGGCTGTGCCGGCCGTGCTGACGGCCGTGTTCGGCCTGGCCTGGGGCGCCGCGCTGCCGACACCGGCCGCCCCTGCCTCGGTCGCGCACGCGACCGCGCTGCGGCTGATGCCGCTGGGCGACTCGATCACCTGGGGTGTCGGCAGCAGCACCGGGAACGGCTACCGCGCCGTGCTCAGGGACGAGCTGTCGTCCCAAGGTCACCGGGTGGACTTCGTCGGGTCCGTCCGCCACGGCGACATGGCGGATTCCGACAACGAGGGCCACCCCGGCTACCGGATCGACCAGATCGCCGCCCTCACGGACACGGCGCTCGCCCGTTACCGGCCCAACGTCGTCACGCTGGAGATCGGCACCAACGACCTGAACCAGGACCACCGGGTCGCCACCGCCGCCGACCGGCTGAGCGCGCTGATCGACCGGATCACGGCCGATGACCCCGGCGTGACCGTGCTGGTGGGGTCCCTGATCCCCTCCAGGAGCCACACCGAGGAGCCGCACAGGCCCGCCTTCAACCGGGCGGTCCCCGGCGTCGTGCGGGCGAAGCGCGCGGCCGGCGAGCACGTCGGATACGTCGACATGAGCGCCGTGGCCAGGTCCGACCTGGCGAGCCCGCTGCATCCCGACGACCGGGGCTACCGGAAGATGGCCGCCGCCTTCGACCGGGCCGTCCAGAGCGCCGACCGGGCCGGCTGGATCAAGGCCCCGGCCGCCGCGGGGACGCGCTCCGGCTTCGCGGACAGGTGTCTGAACGCCGGGACCGGCGAGAACGGCACCGTCGACCCGTTGTGGAGATGCGACAGCACCGAGGCCCCGCGACAGCCGTAG
- a CDS encoding LacI family DNA-binding transcriptional regulator → MPENGRKGATSATAEGSAKGQGTAPETGRVTIADIAREAGVSVPTVSKVLNGHSHVSPVTREKVESLLESHHYLRRRSRPARTVGLIDLVIDELDSPWSVEVIRGVDEVAAGHRTGVVVTAVHGRAADTVRWLDNIAQRGSDGVILTVTELSPVHRRKLQDLNTPLVLVDPVGTPDPGVPSVGATNWHGGLAATQHLLDLGHRRIAILTGPENVLCARARLDGYRAALEGAGIPVDPALVADGVFRHASGFSAMNGLLALADPPTAVFACSDLQALGAYEALRRAGLGVGRDVSMVGFDDLPTAAWASPPLTTVRQPLSEMAGMAARMVLQGVGTVLPGGTQRLELATELMVRESTAPPPH, encoded by the coding sequence GTGCCCGAGAACGGCCGTAAGGGAGCGACCTCCGCCACGGCGGAGGGAAGCGCGAAGGGCCAGGGCACGGCCCCGGAGACGGGCAGGGTGACCATCGCCGACATCGCCCGTGAGGCGGGTGTCTCGGTGCCGACCGTCTCCAAGGTGCTCAACGGGCACAGCCATGTCTCGCCGGTCACCCGGGAGAAGGTCGAATCGCTGCTGGAGAGCCACCACTACCTGCGCCGCCGCAGCCGCCCGGCCCGTACCGTCGGACTGATCGACCTGGTCATCGACGAGCTGGACAGCCCCTGGTCGGTCGAGGTCATCCGGGGCGTGGACGAGGTCGCGGCCGGTCACCGTACGGGGGTGGTGGTCACCGCGGTGCACGGCCGGGCGGCGGACACCGTGCGCTGGCTGGACAACATCGCCCAGCGCGGCAGCGACGGGGTCATCCTCACCGTCACCGAACTCTCCCCCGTGCACCGGCGCAAGCTCCAGGACCTGAACACGCCGCTGGTCCTGGTCGACCCGGTCGGCACCCCCGACCCCGGTGTCCCGTCCGTCGGCGCGACCAACTGGCACGGCGGACTGGCCGCCACCCAGCACCTGCTTGACCTCGGCCATCGCCGGATCGCCATCCTGACCGGACCGGAGAACGTACTGTGCGCCCGGGCCAGACTCGACGGCTACCGGGCGGCGCTCGAAGGGGCCGGCATCCCGGTCGACCCCGCGCTCGTGGCCGACGGTGTGTTCCGCCACGCCAGCGGCTTCTCCGCCATGAACGGACTGCTCGCGCTCGCCGACCCGCCGACCGCCGTCTTCGCGTGCAGCGATCTGCAGGCGCTGGGCGCGTACGAGGCGCTGCGCCGGGCCGGGCTGGGGGTCGGGCGGGACGTCAGCATGGTGGGCTTCGACGACCTGCCCACCGCCGCGTGGGCCTCGCCGCCCCTGACGACGGTCCGCCAGCCGCTCAGCGAGATGGCCGGGATGGCGGCGCGGATGGTGCTGCAAGGGGTCGGGACCGTGCTGCCCGGGGGCACCCAGCGGCTGGAGCTGGCCACCGAACTGATGGTCAGGGAGAGTACGGCCCCGCCGCCCCACTGA
- a CDS encoding enoyl-CoA hydratase/isomerase family protein — protein sequence MKRTGKEVVVEEPSFGVRLVTLNLPHVRNAMTQEMTDTWRAAMAEIHDDRTVRAVVLTGAGSSFCSGADLSFLDQGSAHHNTPDRLRDKMAPFYDSWLMARRLPVPVVAAVNGPAIGAGLCLALACDLRYGGQDAVFSAPFNSLGTHGGMGVNYLLPEVIGIARAREMLYTSRTVDAEEALHWGLVSDVVDDVLTHSLEVADRIAQAAPIATRLTKVGLEQSFHGLDAALRWEALAQPVTMATEDLHEGIQARRQHRPAHFQGR from the coding sequence ATGAAGCGGACCGGCAAGGAGGTCGTGGTCGAGGAACCCTCCTTCGGGGTACGCCTGGTGACGCTGAACCTGCCGCATGTGCGCAACGCCATGACCCAGGAGATGACCGACACCTGGCGCGCGGCGATGGCCGAGATCCACGACGACAGGACGGTGCGCGCCGTCGTACTGACCGGCGCGGGCAGCTCGTTCTGCTCCGGCGCCGATCTGTCGTTCCTCGACCAGGGCAGCGCGCACCACAACACCCCGGACCGGCTGCGCGACAAGATGGCGCCGTTCTACGACTCCTGGCTGATGGCCCGCCGGCTGCCGGTGCCGGTGGTCGCCGCGGTGAACGGCCCGGCCATCGGCGCCGGACTGTGTCTCGCGCTCGCCTGCGATCTGCGCTACGGCGGCCAGGACGCCGTCTTCAGCGCGCCCTTCAACTCGCTCGGCACGCACGGCGGGATGGGCGTCAACTATCTGCTCCCCGAGGTGATCGGCATCGCCCGCGCGCGCGAGATGCTGTACACGAGCCGGACGGTGGACGCCGAGGAGGCGCTGCACTGGGGACTGGTCAGCGACGTCGTCGACGACGTCCTGACGCACAGCCTCGAGGTGGCCGACCGGATCGCGCAGGCGGCCCCGATCGCCACCCGGCTGACCAAGGTCGGGCTCGAGCAGTCCTTCCACGGCCTGGACGCGGCGCTGCGCTGGGAGGCACTGGCCCAGCCGGTGACGATGGCGACCGAGGATCTGCACGAGGGCATCCAGGCGCGCCGCCAGCATCGGCCCGCGCACTTCCAGGGTCGTTAA
- a CDS encoding ArsR/SmtB family transcription factor, which translates to MRQIANPGVSVSDVMKALSDPIRWDIIRQMAEVPELPCAVLESTLPISKPTISYHTKILGQVGLLEVRKEGRNFFYTLNREVLRDLMDELWALAPEPRPVKQGRVEHRSPSRRRYSRQDEHTQQEAAASGQQNDLVLLTW; encoded by the coding sequence ATGAGGCAGATCGCGAATCCGGGCGTGTCGGTCTCGGACGTCATGAAGGCGCTGAGCGACCCGATCCGGTGGGACATCATCCGCCAGATGGCCGAGGTCCCCGAGCTGCCGTGCGCGGTGCTGGAGTCGACCCTGCCCATCTCCAAGCCGACCATTTCGTATCACACGAAGATCCTCGGCCAGGTCGGTCTGCTCGAAGTCCGCAAAGAAGGCCGTAATTTCTTCTACACGCTCAATCGCGAGGTGCTGCGGGACCTCATGGACGAGCTGTGGGCGCTGGCCCCCGAGCCGCGTCCGGTCAAGCAGGGCCGTGTCGAGCACCGTTCGCCGTCCCGTCGGCGTTACTCCCGGCAGGACGAGCACACGCAGCAGGAGGCGGCGGCCTCGGGCCAGCAGAACGATCTGGTGCTGCTGACCTGGTGA
- a CDS encoding NAD-dependent succinate-semialdehyde dehydrogenase: protein MSAHDGATLYINGSWAGADDGAEFEVTDPSSGKAIGRAADATAAETRRAVDAATAAFATWSTESAYTRADALLRAHVLMLERAEELARLMSLEQGKPLRAARNEVRYGADFLIWFAEEAKRVYGSTIPSPRVNQRLTVLRQPVGVVAGITPWNYPISMITRKVAPAVAAGCTIVLKPAEQTPLCAAAVFEILDEAGLPPGVVNLVTTNRPAGVGDTLLDSPAVRKLTFTGSTDVGKMLAARAAATMKHVSMELGGHAPFIVFDDADASHAAKGAALVKYLNTGQACICPNRIYVQRAAVEEFSKVLTDRVGRLKAGSGLDESSTVGPLIDQDAMDKMRRQVADARAKGASVLAGGEQLTGEPYGSGLFFAPTVLADVTPDMAIYREETFGPIAAIIPFDDEDEVIAMANDTVYGLASYVYTTDVARAVRVSEALKFGIVGINDINPTAAAAPFGGTGESGLGREGGAQGIEEYLDVKLIGHVLP from the coding sequence ATGAGCGCACATGACGGCGCAACGCTGTACATCAACGGCAGCTGGGCGGGGGCGGACGACGGTGCGGAGTTCGAGGTCACCGATCCGAGCAGTGGAAAGGCGATCGGCCGGGCGGCGGACGCGACCGCGGCCGAGACGCGGCGCGCGGTCGACGCCGCCACCGCGGCCTTCGCCACCTGGAGCACCGAGTCCGCGTACACCCGGGCGGACGCCCTGCTGCGCGCCCACGTCCTCATGCTGGAGCGGGCCGAGGAGCTGGCCCGGCTGATGAGCCTGGAGCAGGGCAAGCCGCTGCGCGCCGCGCGCAACGAGGTGCGCTACGGCGCCGACTTCCTGATCTGGTTCGCCGAGGAGGCCAAGCGCGTCTACGGCAGCACGATCCCCTCGCCCCGGGTCAACCAGCGGCTGACGGTCCTGCGCCAGCCGGTCGGTGTCGTCGCCGGCATCACCCCGTGGAACTACCCGATCTCGATGATCACCCGCAAGGTCGCCCCCGCCGTGGCGGCCGGCTGCACGATCGTGCTCAAGCCCGCCGAGCAGACCCCGCTGTGCGCCGCGGCCGTCTTCGAGATCCTGGACGAAGCGGGCCTGCCGCCGGGTGTGGTCAACCTGGTGACGACCAACCGCCCGGCCGGGGTCGGCGACACGCTGCTGGACTCGCCGGCCGTCCGCAAGCTGACCTTCACCGGCTCCACGGACGTCGGCAAGATGCTCGCCGCCCGGGCCGCCGCGACGATGAAGCACGTCTCGATGGAACTGGGCGGCCACGCGCCCTTCATCGTCTTCGACGACGCCGACGCCTCCCACGCCGCCAAGGGCGCCGCCCTGGTGAAGTACCTCAACACCGGTCAGGCGTGCATCTGCCCGAACCGGATCTACGTCCAGCGCGCGGCCGTCGAGGAGTTCTCCAAGGTGCTCACCGACCGGGTCGGACGGCTCAAGGCCGGCTCCGGCCTGGACGAGTCCTCGACCGTGGGGCCGCTCATCGACCAGGACGCCATGGACAAGATGCGGCGTCAGGTCGCCGACGCCCGGGCCAAGGGCGCCTCGGTGCTGGCCGGCGGCGAGCAGCTGACCGGAGAGCCTTACGGCAGCGGGCTGTTCTTCGCGCCGACCGTACTGGCCGACGTCACCCCGGACATGGCGATCTACCGCGAGGAGACCTTCGGGCCGATCGCCGCGATCATCCCCTTCGACGACGAGGACGAGGTGATCGCGATGGCCAACGACACCGTCTACGGTCTCGCGTCGTACGTCTACACCACCGATGTGGCCCGCGCGGTACGCGTCTCGGAGGCGCTCAAGTTCGGCATCGTCGGCATCAACGACATCAACCCGACCGCCGCGGCGGCACCGTTCGGCGGTACCGGCGAGAGCGGTCTCGGCCGTGAGGGGGGCGCGCAGGGCATCGAGGAGTACCTCGACGTCAAGCTGATCGGACACGTGCTCCCGTGA